The following coding sequences lie in one Deinococcus cellulosilyticus NBRC 106333 = KACC 11606 genomic window:
- a CDS encoding immunity 17 family protein, giving the protein MEHWLPQIFLFGGGVYALAGSVFNWNWFFEDDFSGLMVEWLGRKGARIFYAGLGLFLVFVGWVFTL; this is encoded by the coding sequence ATGGAACACTGGCTGCCCCAGATCTTCCTTTTTGGAGGGGGAGTGTATGCCCTTGCAGGCAGTGTTTTCAACTGGAACTGGTTTTTTGAAGATGATTTCTCTGGTCTGATGGTGGAATGGCTCGGAAGAAAAGGAGCCCGAATCTTCTATGCTGGACTCGGGCTTTTTTTGGTGTTTGTCGGCTGGGTGTTCACCCTTTAA
- a CDS encoding class I SAM-dependent DNA methyltransferase encodes MTTHQAPFTALASVYDAIMGEIEYDGWAEFTLTFLRSEGFTPRNVLDLACGTGNSTRPFVEAGLQVTGLDLSRDMLTVAQKKLPDVTFVQGSLTDFQVPGQFDLITCMFDSINNLLTHEDMLACMERVRGHLTDDGWFVADVNTRIGLRDLWEGGVIEGVVPAEDGQDVHYHWSHHYDEERELGMIQAFFRMEDGSEFIEQHTERGYDPRELGELLEKAGFRDITICEYPDYAAPDEDTPRVWLFARVKEATRG; translated from the coding sequence GTGACGACACATCAAGCGCCTTTTACTGCCCTCGCCAGCGTTTATGACGCCATCATGGGGGAGATTGAATACGACGGATGGGCAGAGTTTACCCTGACTTTCCTGCGGTCTGAGGGCTTCACGCCCAGGAATGTGCTGGATCTGGCCTGTGGGACCGGGAACAGCACCCGTCCTTTTGTGGAGGCTGGTCTGCAAGTGACGGGGCTGGACCTGTCCAGAGACATGCTGACGGTGGCCCAGAAGAAACTGCCAGACGTGACTTTCGTGCAGGGCAGCCTGACGGATTTTCAGGTTCCCGGGCAATTTGACCTGATCACCTGCATGTTTGATTCCATCAACAACCTGCTGACCCATGAAGACATGCTGGCCTGCATGGAGCGTGTGCGGGGCCACCTGACGGATGACGGCTGGTTTGTTGCCGATGTGAACACCCGGATCGGCCTGCGTGACCTCTGGGAGGGCGGGGTCATTGAAGGGGTGGTACCTGCAGAAGATGGGCAGGACGTGCACTACCACTGGTCCCACCACTACGATGAGGAACGGGAACTGGGCATGATTCAGGCGTTCTTTCGCATGGAAGACGGATCGGAATTCATTGAGCAGCACACCGAGCGTGGGTATGATCCCCGGGAACTCGGGGAACTGCTTGAGAAGGCAGGGTTCCGGGACATCACCATCTGTGAATATCCCGATTATGCAGCGCCCGATGAAGACACCCCCAGGGTGTGGCTGTTTGCCCGTGTGAAGGAGGCCACCCGTGGCTAA
- a CDS encoding carbohydrate kinase family protein: protein MKLLVCGNVNVETSVPVEGFPLEYQPVNYLKFQTTMRVGGVGFNVAKALKTLGSEVHFAALTAPDLPGQVVRQEIKRSGLPLAFLSEVLSETPQAVVLHDPAGRRQIFTDLKDLPDRTYSQQLFHEALQGTHFAVMTNAPFVKPLVQDVVGSGVPFVTDVQDLQSLHHEYNLPFLEHAEVLFFSHEKMPEPPAEFAPKLARTYGTEVIVVGLGEEGALLYQDRTLQHVPAYPPAVVRSTVGAGDALCACFTHFYARGMHPLEALQRAVVFAGVKISTTGGSEGFLNETQLESVFSTLQHG, encoded by the coding sequence GTGAAACTGCTGGTCTGCGGCAACGTCAACGTGGAAACCAGTGTTCCCGTTGAGGGCTTCCCTCTGGAGTACCAGCCCGTGAATTACCTGAAGTTCCAGACCACGATGCGGGTGGGAGGGGTGGGGTTCAACGTTGCGAAGGCCCTGAAAACGCTGGGCAGCGAAGTGCATTTTGCAGCCCTGACCGCACCCGATCTGCCGGGTCAGGTGGTCCGGCAGGAGATCAAACGCTCAGGTCTTCCTCTGGCCTTTCTCTCGGAAGTGCTTTCAGAGACCCCGCAGGCAGTGGTGCTGCATGACCCCGCAGGACGACGCCAGATTTTCACCGACCTGAAAGACCTGCCCGATCGGACCTATTCGCAGCAGCTTTTTCATGAGGCCCTGCAGGGCACCCACTTTGCCGTCATGACCAATGCACCCTTTGTGAAACCTCTGGTGCAGGATGTGGTGGGCAGTGGTGTGCCCTTCGTGACAGACGTGCAGGACCTGCAAAGCCTGCACCACGAATACAACCTTCCTTTTCTGGAGCATGCAGAGGTGCTCTTCTTCAGCCATGAGAAAATGCCAGAGCCTCCTGCAGAATTTGCCCCAAAACTCGCCCGCACGTATGGCACAGAGGTGATCGTGGTGGGTCTGGGGGAAGAAGGGGCTCTGCTGTATCAGGACCGCACCCTGCAGCATGTGCCTGCCTACCCCCCCGCAGTGGTGCGCAGCACGGTGGGGGCCGGAGACGCCCTGTGCGCCTGTTTCACCCACTTCTATGCCAGAGGCATGCACCCTCTGGAAGCGCTGCAACGGGCGGTGGTTTTTGCTGGAGTGAAGATCTCAACCACCGGAGGCAGTGAAGGCTTCCTCAACGAAACCCAGCTGGAAAGTGTCTTTTCTACACTGCAACACGGGTGA
- a CDS encoding winged helix-turn-helix domain-containing protein has translation MTVAAPVLLLEPLNRQIVELCIPRERTLSDLTEQLRTEMNGIYYRVQRLLRAGILKISRTEKRAGRPIKHYQATDESFFVAFRNTPYEDMAEYCHGLTAPSLRGFWESAFQKAQDLPGEWGLSIAYSHRRQSFMLQIQRETDHGLERNPIEQWATENHILGTFDQLRLAPEQAEAMYQELIGVYRKYTHLQDPEARPHWVGLFFAEKNHD, from the coding sequence ATGACCGTGGCTGCGCCTGTCCTGCTTCTCGAACCCCTCAACCGTCAGATTGTCGAACTGTGCATTCCCCGGGAACGCACCCTCAGCGACCTGACCGAACAGCTCAGGACAGAAATGAACGGCATCTACTACCGGGTGCAGCGCCTCCTGCGGGCAGGCATCCTGAAAATCAGCCGGACCGAAAAGCGGGCAGGACGCCCCATCAAGCATTATCAGGCCACCGATGAGTCGTTCTTTGTGGCCTTCCGCAACACCCCCTATGAGGACATGGCCGAATACTGCCACGGCCTGACTGCGCCCTCCCTGCGGGGCTTCTGGGAATCGGCCTTCCAGAAAGCTCAGGACCTGCCCGGAGAGTGGGGGCTCTCCATTGCCTACAGCCACCGCAGGCAGAGTTTCATGTTGCAGATCCAGCGGGAAACCGATCATGGTCTGGAGCGCAACCCCATCGAACAGTGGGCCACCGAAAACCACATTCTGGGGACCTTTGACCAGCTCAGGCTGGCTCCAGAGCAGGCAGAGGCCATGTACCAGGAACTCATTGGCGTTTACCGGAAATACACCCATCTGCAGGACCCGGAGGCCAGACCGCACTGGGTCGGGCTTTTCTTTGCGGAGAAAAACCATGATTGA
- a CDS encoding alpha/beta fold hydrolase yields the protein MSEWLDESYFEYLNGVDLYFEQVGDPMNPAIIYLHGGPGYNSSSFRDLIGEDLMHYQMVYLDQRGSGRSGELKQDTLLIDDLVEDLEAVRDFLGLETFTPLGHGFGALIALEYGRRYPQHVQKIITVNPWIHMPELALELLKAAAEYTGKPFEDPRAEILQNLKEDEYPLVGAVRVERAFELLNARDLLNHMQFKDMQSRMRLEFSDVEAQLLGSGEVQEAFVRAGMWEFEYPGFLVEQECPIFALVGQHDRTSYPDQVQWLEDLAGAEITVLDAGHYPWLDAPEDFVDALDRILLD from the coding sequence ATGAGCGAGTGGCTGGATGAAAGTTATTTCGAGTACCTGAACGGTGTGGACCTGTACTTCGAGCAGGTCGGAGACCCGATGAATCCTGCCATCATTTACCTGCATGGCGGGCCTGGTTACAACAGTTCCTCTTTCCGGGACCTGATCGGTGAGGACCTGATGCACTACCAGATGGTCTACCTGGACCAGAGGGGCAGTGGGCGCAGTGGGGAACTGAAACAGGACACCCTCTTGATTGATGATCTGGTGGAAGACCTGGAGGCCGTGCGGGATTTTCTGGGGCTGGAGACCTTCACACCACTGGGGCACGGTTTTGGTGCACTGATTGCCCTGGAGTATGGCCGCAGGTACCCGCAGCATGTGCAGAAGATCATCACGGTGAACCCCTGGATTCACATGCCGGAACTGGCCCTGGAGTTGCTGAAGGCCGCAGCGGAGTACACCGGGAAGCCTTTTGAGGACCCCAGGGCAGAGATCCTGCAGAACCTCAAGGAAGACGAGTACCCCCTGGTGGGTGCCGTGCGGGTGGAGCGGGCTTTTGAGCTGCTGAACGCCCGTGACCTCCTCAACCACATGCAGTTCAAGGACATGCAGAGCCGCATGCGCCTGGAGTTCAGCGATGTGGAGGCGCAGCTTCTGGGCAGCGGTGAGGTGCAGGAGGCTTTCGTGCGGGCAGGGATGTGGGAGTTTGAGTACCCCGGTTTCCTGGTCGAGCAGGAATGCCCGATTTTCGCCCTGGTGGGCCAGCATGACCGCACCAGCTACCCGGATCAGGTGCAGTGGCTGGAAGATCTGGCCGGGGCAGAAATCACCGTACTGGATGCTGGACACTATCCGTGGCTGGATGCTCCGGAGGACTTTGTGGATGCACTGGACCGCATTCTGCTGGACTGA
- a CDS encoding M23 family metallopeptidase: protein MLKALRWTLPLVVLIVIGVLLYPYLRNAARYAELMREPMPQELPVPVKGVGRNQLVDTWGGARSEGRKHEGIDIFAKTGTPILSSTRGIVTRIGWNRLGGETVTVLGPGGNYHYYAHLSKYAADIRVGDWVEAGAVLGYVGNTGNARTTPPHLHYGIYDFKWKAMNPYPYLK from the coding sequence ATGCTTAAAGCCCTGCGCTGGACCCTTCCCCTGGTTGTCCTGATTGTGATTGGTGTTCTGCTTTATCCCTACCTGCGCAATGCTGCCCGCTATGCCGAGCTCATGCGGGAACCCATGCCTCAGGAGCTTCCTGTTCCGGTGAAGGGGGTGGGCCGCAACCAGCTGGTGGACACCTGGGGAGGGGCCCGCAGTGAGGGGCGCAAGCATGAAGGCATCGACATCTTTGCGAAAACAGGAACCCCCATCCTGAGCAGCACCAGAGGCATTGTGACCCGCATTGGCTGGAACCGTCTGGGAGGGGAGACCGTCACGGTCCTGGGGCCTGGTGGAAATTACCACTACTATGCCCACCTCTCAAAATATGCAGCAGACATCAGGGTGGGAGACTGGGTCGAAGCAGGTGCAGTTCTGGGTTATGTGGGGAACACCGGAAATGCCCGGACCACGCCACCCCATCTGCACTACGGCATTTATGATTTCAAATGGAAGGCCATGAATCCCTATCCTTACTTGAAATGA
- a CDS encoding helix-turn-helix transcriptional regulator, which translates to MIDVSERRNCNVLLNSLNQRILGACMQREHTLKDLVESLHMDMSEAHYRVQQLIKAGILKVSREEKRAGRPIKYYAPTQEKFFLPFKDTVYSTVVDFMAEQIEPLMHRFLELAFRNVPQVGEWGLTFQLGEQDRKLSTVFGQQNPPSLDETSPREMMVKHRILGMWQNMELTVEDARSLTAELLDLYEKYRQKQNPGGEKHLMGLFLVPGDEHED; encoded by the coding sequence ATGATTGACGTCAGCGAGAGACGCAACTGCAATGTGCTCCTCAACAGCCTCAACCAGCGCATTCTGGGGGCCTGCATGCAGCGGGAACACACCCTCAAGGATCTGGTGGAAAGCCTCCACATGGACATGAGCGAAGCCCACTACCGGGTGCAGCAACTCATCAAGGCAGGCATCCTCAAAGTCTCCCGCGAGGAAAAACGGGCAGGCCGGCCCATCAAGTACTACGCCCCCACCCAGGAAAAATTCTTCCTGCCCTTCAAAGACACCGTGTACAGCACCGTGGTGGACTTCATGGCCGAACAGATCGAACCCCTGATGCACCGTTTTCTGGAACTGGCCTTCCGCAACGTTCCACAGGTGGGTGAATGGGGCCTGACCTTCCAGCTTGGCGAGCAGGACCGCAAACTCTCCACGGTCTTTGGGCAGCAGAACCCTCCATCTCTCGATGAAACCAGCCCACGCGAGATGATGGTCAAACACCGCATTCTGGGCATGTGGCAGAACATGGAGCTGACGGTGGAAGATGCCCGCAGCCTGACTGCGGAACTGCTCGACCTGTACGAAAAATACCGCCAGAAACAGAATCCTGGCGGTGAAAAACACCTGATGGGGCTCTTTCTGGTGCCCGGAGACGAGCACGAGGACTGA
- a CDS encoding HAD hydrolase family protein, with translation MSLFVFDVDGTLIDEATDAHAPELVTHLQALKASGHRIALITGRLGLPRALLNLIEPDARALGNGHRIVLGENQVRTHILTSAEVEAVLALMPDGLEVVGSALTDRPLAFVQDVDAPVWEEWRQAGQLRSLEEMTGHNILQLQFRGKAVPLLKSRIRETLPHLNASGAMEPYLEFLTVTAQQANKGHALKEISALLDIPLEDVVAFGDSENDLEMLRLAGHSVQVGHVSCLKDICKEQVSCPLVGVPQWLGRYLEGRP, from the coding sequence ATGTCACTGTTCGTCTTCGATGTGGATGGCACCCTCATCGATGAAGCCACCGATGCCCACGCGCCAGAACTGGTCACGCACCTGCAGGCCCTGAAAGCCAGTGGTCACAGGATCGCACTGATCACCGGGCGTCTGGGGCTGCCACGGGCCCTGCTGAACCTCATTGAGCCAGATGCCCGGGCTCTCGGGAATGGCCACAGAATTGTGCTGGGAGAAAACCAGGTGCGCACCCACATCCTCACGTCTGCAGAAGTTGAAGCCGTACTTGCCCTCATGCCTGATGGGCTGGAAGTGGTGGGCTCTGCCCTGACCGATCGACCTCTGGCTTTCGTTCAGGATGTGGACGCTCCAGTGTGGGAAGAGTGGCGGCAGGCAGGTCAGTTGCGTTCACTTGAAGAAATGACCGGCCACAACATCCTGCAACTGCAATTCAGAGGCAAAGCTGTCCCCCTGCTGAAATCCAGAATTCGTGAAACGTTGCCGCACCTGAACGCCTCGGGTGCAATGGAACCTTATCTGGAGTTCCTGACGGTCACTGCACAGCAGGCCAACAAAGGCCATGCCCTGAAAGAAATTTCGGCCCTTCTGGACATTCCGCTTGAAGACGTGGTGGCTTTTGGAGACAGTGAGAACGATCTGGAGATGCTGCGCCTGGCGGGGCACTCCGTGCAGGTGGGACATGTCTCCTGCCTGAAAGACATCTGCAAAGAACAGGTGTCCTGCCCACTGGTGGGGGTCCCCCAGTGGCTTGGACGGTACCTGGAAGGAAGACCCTGA
- a CDS encoding alpha/beta hydrolase, with the protein MRALLTVLMLLGGALAATPSKVETLHIKTNTLGRTMTVRVYLPPDYDKQKKYPTAYLLHPYGGNASFWFGSMQTRKVMDRLLEEKKVQPMLIVSPDYDNSFAVNSREAIAGVNAGRYADYIVQELIPYIDNRYSTTTSRDGRFIGGTSMGGFAALFLGLTYTELFSKIAVQSAAIWDGNNDLYQDQRDWLYATPALKADRDPFQLLSKVNLKSLVFRVDVGKSDPLRDVNEHLVRALREAGAQVEFSEEKGGHDTAYWSSQLPGLLTFFGKAP; encoded by the coding sequence ATGCGTGCACTTTTGACCGTGCTGATGCTGCTGGGCGGCGCACTGGCCGCCACACCCTCCAAGGTGGAGACCCTCCACATCAAGACCAACACCCTGGGCCGGACCATGACGGTGCGGGTTTACCTGCCCCCCGATTATGACAAGCAGAAGAAGTATCCCACCGCGTACCTGCTGCACCCTTACGGTGGAAACGCCAGTTTCTGGTTTGGCAGCATGCAGACCCGAAAGGTGATGGATCGACTGCTTGAAGAGAAGAAAGTTCAGCCCATGCTGATTGTCTCGCCAGACTATGACAACAGTTTTGCGGTGAACAGCCGTGAAGCCATTGCCGGGGTGAATGCAGGCCGCTACGCCGATTACATTGTGCAGGAACTCATTCCCTACATCGACAACCGGTACTCCACCACCACCTCCAGAGATGGGCGTTTCATCGGGGGCACTTCGATGGGGGGGTTTGCTGCCCTGTTTCTGGGCCTCACCTACACCGAACTCTTCAGCAAGATTGCAGTCCAGAGTGCTGCCATCTGGGATGGCAACAACGATCTGTACCAGGACCAGCGGGACTGGCTTTACGCCACACCAGCCTTGAAGGCAGACCGTGATCCCTTTCAGCTCCTTTCCAAAGTCAACCTCAAGAGCCTGGTGTTCCGGGTGGATGTGGGCAAGTCCGACCCCCTCAGGGATGTGAATGAACACCTGGTGCGTGCTTTGCGGGAAGCTGGAGCACAGGTGGAGTTCTCTGAAGAGAAAGGCGGCCATGACACGGCGTACTGGTCCAGCCAGTTGCCGGGTCTGCTGACCTTCTTTGGAAAAGCACCCTGA
- a CDS encoding NAD(P)H-dependent glycerol-3-phosphate dehydrogenase codes for MAKIAVLGAGGWGTALASMLHQHARSVVLWARRPEFTQELLNLRENRDYLPGVPLPDDLPITSDLNQALDHVTLALVVVPSVGVQDLLEQLPRETPIVLCAKGLGAGGERLSQVALQMGFKTLGVLSGPNHAEEVSRGLPAATVVASEDEDFAVLAQSFLMTPSFRVYTSTDLVGVELGGVLKNVIAVAAGLVDGLKLGDNAKSALMTRALKEMQRYLSAQGADEDTVFGLSGLGDLIATCTSQHSRNRAAGEKLAQGQDPRQGGKAIEGIRSTYLLHEWAQTHHADLPIVEVVYQILENRITFSQGISILMGRKARSE; via the coding sequence GTGGCTAAAATTGCTGTTCTGGGGGCAGGCGGATGGGGAACGGCCCTGGCCTCCATGCTGCACCAGCATGCCCGCAGCGTGGTTTTGTGGGCCAGACGCCCGGAGTTCACCCAGGAACTGCTGAACCTGCGGGAGAACCGGGATTACCTGCCCGGTGTGCCTTTGCCGGATGACCTGCCCATCACGTCTGACCTGAACCAGGCCCTGGACCATGTGACCCTCGCTCTGGTGGTGGTGCCCAGTGTGGGGGTGCAGGACCTGCTGGAGCAACTGCCCAGAGAGACCCCCATTGTGCTGTGCGCCAAGGGCCTCGGGGCGGGAGGGGAACGCCTCAGTCAGGTGGCCCTGCAGATGGGGTTCAAGACCCTTGGGGTGCTTTCAGGGCCCAACCATGCCGAGGAGGTCAGTCGGGGCCTTCCTGCAGCCACGGTGGTGGCCAGCGAGGATGAAGATTTTGCAGTGCTGGCCCAGAGTTTCCTGATGACCCCCAGTTTCCGGGTGTACACCTCCACCGATCTGGTTGGGGTGGAACTTGGAGGGGTATTGAAAAACGTGATCGCGGTGGCCGCAGGTCTGGTGGATGGCCTGAAACTGGGAGACAACGCCAAATCGGCCCTGATGACCCGTGCCCTCAAGGAAATGCAGCGCTACCTGAGCGCACAGGGCGCAGACGAGGACACGGTGTTTGGTCTGTCTGGCCTTGGAGACCTGATCGCCACCTGCACCAGCCAGCACTCCAGAAACCGTGCAGCAGGAGAGAAACTGGCTCAGGGTCAGGACCCCAGGCAGGGAGGAAAGGCCATTGAGGGCATCCGCAGCACCTACCTGCTGCACGAGTGGGCACAGACCCACCACGCTGACCTCCCGATTGTGGAGGTGGTGTACCAGATTCTGGAGAACAGGATCACCTTCTCGCAGGGCATCAGCATCCTGATGGGCAGGAAAGCACGCTCTGAATAA
- a CDS encoding HAD-IIB family hydrolase, with amino-acid sequence MSTHLLAFDFDGTLFDEHEQQVPEALYGLIQQAFDAGIRIALITGRWELPPEFLARLPHHARATSNGGQVRIQDEIHVQHLISQEDVEKVARLTHTEAELYAFSTTHFFTRAPQGARSQRWSRYLPVKPLEELVGAKVMKLNVDHISVPELKSTLSEHLPHLTLTGGQVPYEHFLTITPTQANKAEALKYIASTLGVGLKDTTVFGDSDNDIEMLRLAGHAVQVGHMPYLQEVSDEQVDRPADLVAWLQNFLAGVKV; translated from the coding sequence GTGAGCACGCACCTTCTGGCCTTTGATTTTGATGGCACCCTTTTTGACGAGCACGAACAGCAGGTCCCGGAGGCGCTTTACGGGCTGATTCAGCAGGCTTTTGATGCTGGCATCCGCATTGCCCTGATCACAGGCCGCTGGGAGTTGCCCCCTGAGTTTCTGGCAAGGTTGCCCCACCATGCCCGCGCCACGAGCAATGGTGGGCAGGTGCGCATTCAGGATGAGATCCACGTGCAGCACCTCATTTCGCAGGAGGATGTGGAGAAAGTGGCCCGGCTGACCCACACCGAGGCAGAACTGTATGCCTTCTCGACCACCCACTTTTTCACCCGGGCACCCCAGGGGGCACGCAGCCAGCGCTGGAGCCGTTACCTCCCCGTGAAGCCTCTTGAGGAGCTGGTGGGGGCAAAAGTCATGAAGCTCAACGTGGACCACATTTCGGTTCCAGAACTGAAATCCACCCTCTCTGAGCACCTGCCCCACCTGACCCTCACGGGCGGTCAGGTGCCCTACGAGCACTTCCTGACCATCACCCCCACCCAGGCCAACAAGGCTGAGGCCCTGAAGTACATTGCCAGCACACTCGGGGTGGGCCTGAAAGACACCACCGTCTTCGGGGACAGCGACAATGACATTGAGATGCTGCGTCTGGCCGGGCATGCTGTGCAGGTCGGGCACATGCCTTATTTGCAGGAGGTCTCGGACGAACAGGTGGACCGACCCGCAGACCTTGTTGCCTGGCTGCAAAACTTCCTGGCGGGCGTGAAGGTGTGA
- a CDS encoding 2Fe-2S iron-sulfur cluster-binding protein, translated as MPKVTVENYGTFEIEQGKRLVLGLEEAGVDVLHRCGGKARCTTCMVEILEGTPTPMTVAEKTVLEAKGLYGQGRLSCQITCESDLGLRTIKTTKTTGLEPGTKPAEVIEPQPEYLAEG; from the coding sequence ATGCCCAAAGTCACGGTGGAAAATTACGGTACATTCGAAATCGAACAAGGCAAGAGACTGGTCCTGGGGCTCGAAGAGGCAGGCGTGGACGTGCTGCACCGCTGCGGTGGCAAGGCACGCTGCACCACCTGCATGGTCGAAATCCTGGAGGGTACCCCCACCCCCATGACAGTGGCTGAAAAGACCGTCCTGGAAGCCAAAGGGCTTTATGGACAGGGCCGCCTGAGCTGCCAGATCACCTGCGAGTCTGACCTGGGCCTCAGGACCATCAAAACCACAAAAACCACAGGACTGGAACCTGGAACGAAACCAGCAGAGGTCATTGAGCCTCAACCTGAGTATCTGGCAGAAGGCTGA
- a CDS encoding MFS transporter has protein sequence MSATKLWNKNFTLYWLGTAQSNFGDALNGIAMSFLILDLTGSATSMGINLALSMLPGILSPFAGNLIDRIPLKPPLVVGDLLRGMLGLGVFYLAAHQMLTVPLIYLFTVLFSLIGVIYRPAAGKIFPELVPRDQLTRANGLMGTATQTMQLLGLVGGGLLISTLGTANALLIDAITFFIMAVVFMLVDIPKLHPSKPEPFWQGMKAGMQVIGRNSILLLVMVMAFLINGSLAPTQVLTPRIMQEIGLGAKGYGFWMGAFSGGMVLGSILVSIFGNKWKPSLMVFVGLFGLGVCMLGMMPQKHIWVMFAASALMGVMVAFANTFISVLLQSTVEAQFRGRVFGVLGTVAQIGMPLMILAVSGVADQLPASVAFIFASVVTILMSLVWAALSGKRLKASQVTA, from the coding sequence ATGAGTGCGACCAAACTGTGGAACAAGAATTTCACCCTGTACTGGCTCGGAACGGCGCAGTCCAATTTTGGAGATGCCTTGAACGGCATTGCCATGAGCTTCCTGATTCTGGACCTGACCGGCTCAGCGACCAGCATGGGCATCAACCTGGCCCTCTCCATGCTTCCGGGCATCCTGAGCCCTTTTGCCGGGAACCTGATCGACCGCATCCCCCTCAAACCCCCTCTGGTGGTGGGGGACCTGCTGAGGGGAATGCTTGGCCTCGGGGTGTTTTATCTGGCCGCCCACCAGATGCTCACCGTTCCCTTGATCTACCTGTTCACGGTGCTCTTCAGCCTGATCGGGGTGATCTACCGCCCTGCTGCAGGAAAAATCTTCCCGGAATTGGTGCCCAGGGACCAGCTCACCCGCGCCAATGGCCTGATGGGCACGGCCACCCAGACCATGCAACTTCTTGGACTGGTGGGAGGGGGACTGCTGATCAGCACCCTGGGCACCGCCAATGCCCTGTTGATCGATGCCATCACCTTCTTCATCATGGCGGTGGTGTTCATGCTTGTGGACATCCCAAAACTGCACCCCAGCAAGCCTGAGCCTTTCTGGCAGGGCATGAAGGCAGGAATGCAGGTGATTGGCCGCAACAGCATTCTGCTGCTGGTGATGGTCATGGCCTTCCTGATCAATGGTTCGCTGGCCCCCACACAGGTCCTCACCCCCAGAATCATGCAGGAAATCGGTCTGGGAGCCAAAGGGTACGGCTTCTGGATGGGGGCGTTCTCTGGAGGGATGGTGCTGGGCAGCATTCTGGTCTCCATCTTCGGCAACAAATGGAAACCTTCCCTGATGGTCTTTGTGGGCCTGTTCGGCCTCGGGGTGTGCATGCTCGGGATGATGCCCCAGAAGCACATCTGGGTGATGTTCGCAGCTTCTGCCCTGATGGGCGTGATGGTGGCTTTTGCCAACACCTTCATCTCGGTCCTGCTGCAAAGCACCGTTGAGGCCCAATTCAGAGGTCGTGTGTTTGGGGTGCTGGGCACCGTCGCACAGATCGGCATGCCCCTGATGATCCTGGCTGTTTCTGGGGTGGCAGATCAGCTTCCAGCCAGTGTGGCCTTCATCTTCGCCTCTGTGGTGACCATTTTGATGAGCCTCGTGTGGGCTGCACTTTCGGGCAAACGCCTGAAAGCCTCACAGGTCACCGCCTGA